The Bacteroidota bacterium genome has a segment encoding these proteins:
- a CDS encoding helix-turn-helix domain-containing protein, which translates to MIQFLTNISEQEFKEFLKDALKEILPEQLGATKKQLPEILDVQQAAEFLKLKITTLYEKTSRKLVPHFKKGNKLYFHLSELQEWITQGKVKTHDEIESEAITFTMKKAA; encoded by the coding sequence ATGATACAATTTTTAACCAACATTTCCGAGCAAGAGTTCAAGGAATTCCTCAAGGATGCGCTGAAAGAAATCTTACCAGAGCAACTGGGCGCAACGAAAAAACAGTTGCCTGAAATTCTCGATGTACAGCAAGCAGCCGAATTTCTCAAGCTGAAAATTACCACGCTGTACGAAAAAACTTCCCGAAAACTTGTTCCCCATTTCAAGAAAGGAAATAAACTCTATTTCCATTTATCTGAGTTGCAGGAGTGGATTACGCAGGGGAAAGTAAAAACACATGACGAAATCGAAAGTGAGGCAATCACTTTTACGATGAAGAAAGCAGCATGA